The Lactuca sativa cultivar Salinas chromosome 2, Lsat_Salinas_v11, whole genome shotgun sequence genome includes the window ttacgggagtcgtactgggttctaagtttgttcacatgatgatgtgattactcgtaggcttaagcagttctccgtcctgaagttcatattagaattcatacatggtttcacaatcacaatttcgggtatacgagtcgcatataattaaggttgaaaaggtagtcgaataactgattcttctttaagctcacatcccatcaggaaaaaagaagttaaagtggaatcatcaattctaaacctgtagaagcttgattatatataactcttacgtataccttcctcagtgatagatcaatcgcatgaatccttggattgaacttgacgtactgcacgagtggtacttcggggatttctttggaaagaaaatgactaagaggtactcctggcatgagtacttcggcgttctgatgtgacggtttcgctggaaaagtgatctagaagaaagagatgtacgtatgaagctgtttttgtgaggatcaaattgaatcgagtcgtatgataatgtcggaatcatactgaaacttaaagacattatatttgaacataagacgtttacagacaaaacacaatcgTGCAACCacgaacagagttacagtacttttagatttaccacaagataATGCTgtgaataagatatactacaaaagacaagtatatgcagcacgagcatccttatacAGATAGGATcttgcaaaaggtaagactctagttgcactagttctggatagtttttaagtctgttacaacaacatgCCTAAGTTACATTTAACATGGTTCCGGAGCAGACACTcatgcagctgtgatcctgagaattttcccgtctgcgccagagttctgcgttatcgggcaatccttcttgaggtgtccaatttcaccgcattggtgacatatctggacagcacccACATcaatggaggaagtgaagtatcgagtaggagttatggggacacgggttctttccttgatttccttcttcgggcaatcccttttatagtgcccaaactcaccacaattAAAGCAAACTAGACTTGccccagtggtggaggtagttctacagaaacgagcaatgtgccctATCTTGTTGCAATTATCGCATTGCAAGAATCGGCACATTCcctcgtggtggtagttgcaccggtcgcacttcgggagtgttcctttgtATGACCTGCTCGGTACGGGAATGGCAAGGGTTTCCATTTGTtgctgttgtatagccagcttttgggatctcttgcgttcttttcgggcttgacgctttcgtttcttgttttctgtttttcggctttgcgagcctgtgactgttactgtttggcgaccTCCTAGacggataccacgattggaaacttcattcccatcagtaGCATTGACTATGTtgttagcgctacggtgcgcaaggaccgcaGTTACGACagccaccacggcagctgtaactgttgtttgaaaggtagcggcgtccataggaaaagctgAGGTTTCGcagttcgactgattgcttccggatgatgacatgattctgtaacacgaaagataaggattttgtgagtgattctggttgaccctgatgtacttagattgttcttgTAAAGAGTACGAccatgttctcgaaagtttgacctacatccctatgatgcagtcctagtacagaatgaaagtatgttcgcgaaggtttgacgtacatccctatgatgcagtcctagtacggaatggaagtatgttcgtagaatggtctcaagacgtttgttgttcaagccgaggtatcgtgggttggtgaataacaagatccaaccattgaaagagacttggaaatgtctccggagataaatcactatagtccaatgacttgactaaagcatgtttcagatagactccaatgagagtatgataagagtacttttgaataaaggaaatgacacagaagttagccggctgtcaatatctttgatattcacgatgtaaagatcctggaaaatgaccttgtaaaggtcttacatcatatccacagaagatagttcctgacagcataaagacctaactaaagtacttacggtacaagataatttcatagaaaatgccacatcaggcatagatagaaaaacacgattcctttttataagggaaataaagtaaaacatctactactggcgatggtcatccctctggtgaactcttagttcagccaattgaccttccatgtcaagtaggtgtctttcgtacaccctctggcgtactcggagctttatgacttcggctcgtggtttagccagtgcttgcagtagggtttcatggtttctctctgatctctcgtgagcatcttctagacgaatggtgcggagggtatgcattctcgcatcggcgacaacttcggtaatctgatgtaaggctgtcctgccttgaatctcatttcggaccactctgcggaccaagattggcaagactctatctgctgagcccccattgctcaagtcgtaaaagcttcggccgccatcaaatggcatagactgatcttgttcttggctccatgtttccaagcattccactcactcaggttcaggccatgaaaagccggacgagggttaggaattggaaatggagctgctcggggtaggttctcaacctctggtttggagttagcatcatacgaaaagtcttcatcatggtgatcattcaaggggataggttgatcattatctggttcttctccaaaccttcattcggaagatactggttgccgaggggatggagtccagctatgttttctatgcgaactatctagataattatttagaaaaccttcatcagttacatcgctatttgtgaagtgcataccagctatgtgtaatctaaacaggatagaccttcgaataagtgaccttaattccaaattcacacagaataggggtaaggcaaaattatcacagattctaagtctataacatcctaattatatatagccttagtgtatccacttagcaactatcaacttagtaatgaagatcccgttttagttctcaagtataatgtacttatagtaacaccaaatactcctatagtattttaaattttaatgttatgttctattgttctcattgtggtagggttggtaagattttagcattgttgcaaccacacacttaaactctTGGTAagattttaatgttatgttctattgttctcttATGttctagtcaaccctcggataatataggtgatcaggctatatcttcccagttttgaccatatgtctctaagcccacttgtgttgcccaacaatcgtaattcttttgtactgtcctagtgacactgattttagtatgaatgcaggcacatatactttattaaatattttattatttaaagtataaactcttggtcagagtatttttaatcccttatgtatttatagttagtatatcttttatgggttgatatacttaattcaatataaacaatgctctgataccaatctgtcacaccccaaaaccaagaacggcggaaacgttctggggcggaggacgtcatgtataatatcaacaacaatgtatagtagtaaacaagcaacaacatcatccatttcattaatagtataattattatacaaatgtgttctgtcaaattttgataaacactaaagcataaatcaaaatgaaagataagtcttgaacaagctccatcttcctttctccttgcatcggtacctgtttatgatgacctgaggatacaagtaattttgaaagcgagtatcagctttgaagctggtgagatcataagtatttagtgtcttaatttgtaagtaagtatttgtatgtaagaatttgtaagtatatgtattgtaagaatttgtaagtgtatatgaactgtaagtgtttgaaaaaccctagaatccttatgattcctactagtatatgaaggtgtctcctaccgagacctaactgttctgaatgtagtcttctaccaaggcctaactgttctcaatgttcgtttcttgtaagagtgtgtaattttcccgagtgtaactattattaacaaaatatagtttttacatttatagtttaagtgaaaagatcactaaatatatgtacagggaaaaaattaatgtagtactaaaacgtagcgctataagaactactgttgtactaacttccttaaaccggatttatattaaggcattatgtgataaattgcaccatactatcgacggataacaacgacatacgaatggtcgtaataacggaatgacgtttggcacccgcagacctgcaggtccggctgtagctagcagcaaggtgtaggattgttaatccagtatagatctatacgcaaactcacgctctccctacaagagactctggctacaactcgagtcatgacatttaagtcatgctccgatttaaatcacaataattatcgtattctcgtatatgtactGTAATGAAATGTTCtaactgtaatgtacgtgctctctacctagcaagtatagtaatgtaatgaactgttgtagctgtaatgtacgtgctctctacctagcaagtatagtaatgtaatcatcctagtatagttgtatgtgtaatgtactgtaatattctagaaagtattgactcatgaatgaactgactcattgtatgatatcgtgttctagtaatagttctagtatcttcctaaactacccatatggtaggtTACTAGTAATctactggtacgtatggacaaggatgtatacccttgctacccacgGGCAtcggatgaactggaagggccttttatgactatatatgtacacatgatatataactaatatttaaacgactttcggacgaatacccgatatcccaccagaccacatctcaagcgcgaaaaggaaatagggtggatagccttcctaagtcttttaaacatttcttatataactatacatatagaagcatgcaatttataatataaaagcaaaataagttttgtaagacatttgaaacagaaatattattttaagaaaagatcgacttgatgtcaatctataaaacaatttgaaggcataagtttgatacaacagtttaagtataaggaaacgtttgtttgaaacatagttgtaaataagtttgaaaggtaatgtacagagtaagatgttcagtgtaataaggagtttaaaacatataaaatgtttataaaaatcatttgaaggaaactgtttggtaaaacggctaatgagtagccaaatcatttgaatgttgtatattaatcacatgtgattgatgtaataactagcataattctacttattaatcacgtgtgattgatataataacaagcatgtttctacttgtatcccccccccccataaaacatttaataatagtttaaaacattagttaaggggtatgaactcacctgcagtaagtgactggaattgaacggactattatcgtacggaaggatcggacaagtgcttggtgtcaagtgaagacttagacacacacaatgatcctaattacatatgaaaacatatgtatataactaattagtgattaaaacactaattatacaagtataaacatttagacgcgaggaaaacacttttggtcaagtgctaggaggctaatacATATTTTGAATAAACTTCAGCTTGTGACATCTGTTTCACAAGAGATAACACTTTTTTTTACAGTATTTGCAGATATTGTGACAGATGAAGAGATTCAAaaaccttgtttcaaaagattaGAGCTTTAACAACTTTATGGAACTTTACCATGTAGATAATATTTTCTTAGTCAAGATGGCTTTTGATCGATGTTTTTCTTTAGTTTGGTTGGAATTggaattcaattccattccaACATTTAGTTGCAAATGAGTATGGAATTAGAATCCAATAAATCGATTGACTTTCAATGTTCAACAATAAATCCATACAGAAACCAATGTAATTAAAACTCAAAAGACTAACCTGATATATGAATATTGAAATCTTGCAGGAAGTAAGAGGGCTTTAAAATGAAAAGCAGTTAACGTGTGAACTGAAATAAGGAATAGAACTTCTATGAAGCAGATTGCTGTAACTTTGAGGAAATAAGAATCGCATATGCAATTCAAAGACAAAGAAGACGAATgaggattttcaaaatgattgcTTTCACGTTATGAGGTATATTTAGagatataaacttattcacataATAATATCTTCATAATATACTCCCAGATTTTATGAATTTATTGTTGTTGAATTTTTATTGGATAAATTTATGTTCCTGATTTTATAAGATTTAATAGATcacaaattaattaaatattaatatatgatTTGAATTTAATAAGGGATTACCGAAAATTATGAAACAATATTTTAAATAGacgaaatttatttatttatagagGATGTACATATACTATATATGGTGCAACCATGAAAGAAAtgtattattagttcaagaaattAAACTTATGATCCAAGTTCAATTAATACAAAATGATAGACACTAACCCGACCAAAATAATAAGTAAAATTGCCAAAATGTAAACATAATCTTCCTTTGTTCATTGTGTTACAAGTTTTCTAAAACTTTATATCATCCTTTAATGAAAGCTATAGGTTCaaacaattttttaatttttaatttttattttttgtgacTATGTCAAGTAGAGTTTTGTTCAATTAAAATATGCTTATGTAATTGGTTATCATGGACCTAAGACATATTTTAGCAATTAGTTTGAATGTGTATAAGTTTTTTAAAACTTTATTAAAGTTATGTCTTTGAAAAAATAAGGTCAAGTATAAAGGAATAAATatgtttaaatgaaaaaaattaagTTCGTTCTTTAATAAAATAAGATGATTTTATATTCACAACAAACACAATAAAATTATGTAATTTATTCACAATTCTTAACCATTTGATTTAGAAATTATTAGTTAATCCTTATATTACACATAAAAACAACCAAAATTATCAATCCCTACAGAGGCAAGAGTTTGAAGTCATGGTTTTCTAAATGCAATTACATGAAGGTAACAACAAATTATAGCAAATGAACTCATGGTTTACTTGAACTCTTGATTTTAGCATCGACAGTGACAAAAAAATGTAATCCAATAAATGTTGACTTAATAAAGAAAACAATAATTTAAGTAAAAGTAGTTTGCTTACGATTAAACAATAGACAAAAATGATTGGATTCTATTCAAAAAAAAATGCACCAGATCATTTCTAAATTTAAAGGAAATATCAAATTGTACAAATACATAACAACATTCACATaatttagacaaaatgttaactATTACGGTTCTACATAATCTGAACACAAATGCAAATCAAATCAACATTGAAACTATGTCttagttaaaattttaaaagaaGATTATATGTAATTAAAGAGATTATAGCTTTTTATCCCCAAATCAAAATATCTTTTAAACCAAAGCAACATCAAAATATATTAAACGCGTGTTAAAACCAAAACCAACTAACTTGTCCAgtttaaaacaataaaaatatccaaatatatcaaaataataataataataattgacaTCCTAAATATCTAAAAATAAAAAGCATACCAAACAATCAAAATATCTTTAAAACCAAAGCAACATCAAAATATATTAAACGTGTGTTAAAACCAAAAGTAACTAACTTGTCCActttaaaacaataaaaataccCAAATATATCGAAAACAAATAATAATTGACATCCTAAATATCTAAAAATAAGAAGCATACCAAACAatcaaaatatgtttaaaatcatAAGCAACATCAAAATATAGTAAATGTGTGTTATAACCAAAACCAACTCACTTCTCGACTTTTGGAATTAAGAGTGGAGTTTCCTCTCCGATTGATTTTCTTTTAGTCTTAGTTGAACTTAAATCATCTCCAGAATCAACGTCATAAATGTCTTGGAGGTTGCGCTTCAAATCAGTTGATATTTTGCTAAGACTTGTTGCGGTTGATTTATCAATTGTTGATGGTGTAAAGCTTTCATCTGTTTGTGAGATGACATcctaaatttatttaaaaaaataagtatTTAATTGGaacaattaaatataaataaaacttaatgaaagaaattgaaaaaccttttgaaCAGGCTGTACAACATCATCTGATTCCAAAGGTACTTGATTTAAGGAGACAGATTCAATACTCTACAAAATTAAATGGAAATATGTTAATCGTTATGTATTTACATAATAAACAAATATAATTGGCGAACCCTAAAATGGTTTGTACCATAAGTTCTAATTTACTTTCCAATTTTGAAACAATGGATACATCTTCTGTAAGCTTGAGAATGGTGCAGATATTATTATAGTTGTTGACATTGTATTTTGTAATATCTACAAGAAAAGCAAACTTGTGGTTTTTCAACACGTTAAGTTGCATTGGAAATAGTGTATCACTGTCTCCAGCCTGTAAgaagatttttaataaatattaacaAATTAAATGTTTTATGACATTAATATATGAAATAATATAATATACCGCTTCATGTATCTTTTTCAACTCATATGCACTTATATCTAACAGCCTCTTTGCTTCTCTATCAAAAAGAGTCAATCCGATGGTGCCAGTACCATCTTGTACGTTGATTGGAATTATATACCTTAAAAAAACAATTAGATAAATATAAATTATCTATAGAGTATGAAAcaattaatataaatataaaagtgtTTACTTGATAACTGTATGAAAATCCGAATTGTTGCAACTTAGATCTTTACACTAAACAACAacaatttttgtaattttatgAGGGTCGGTATACGAATGATTGTTTCTTGGAACTGAAGTTATTttttcccacatttgtagcatgcTTCGAAATACCAGTGTAGATTCTATCTTATATTAACGATTGAAGCAActaacaaaaatttcatttcctGTAATTAATAGCATGTAAAGTTAGGAAAATACAtagtgtaaaaaaaataaaaggatatCAAACAATGCAATGTACCTTCAGCGGTTCTGTGATTTCACAAATTGCTTTTAATGGGAAAGTGCCCTTAAAGTCATCTGTATATAAGAAGAGTAGCTTTGGAGTGAAGTAATGTTTTTTTTCAGATTTAccaacattgtcatcagcttTTAATCTGTAATGTTTAAAATAATTTGATAAATCATAGGATTTGTGTTAgtgtaaattaaacaaataacagAAATCAAAGAAACTAACCTTTTCTTGTACTCATTAATTTCAACAATGTCGGAATTTATGAACATTTTGGTTACTTCAAAATGACTTTTAGCTTGACCAACTCCTGTAATATTAAAATAGCAAATCAATAACAATtatacaaaaacatatatatatatatatatatatatatatatatatatatatatatatatatataatatgtgaaTACAAACCATTCCAAATGTTAAGCTTTACAAACTGCATCACTATAACAACATAATTAACCGTCGGGTTCTCTTTTAGGTATTGTGACAGCTGGTATGCTTGAGTTCCAAATATAGTAACCTTAAGATGTACAGACCTAAATAAACAATGAAAATAGTTAATACTATTAAGTTGTGATTTAATTAAAGATAATAAacgaataaaaataatatatactcACTCTAGGTTCCTAGTGTGAGTTTGATATAATGCTTGGATGCTACAGGATTTGATGTTTCAAGCGGTCGAATTGAGACAATCTGTCCAATAACATCTACACAAGTATAACACAAGTTAtactattatttaatattaaaacattaaaataaaaatgtaTAATAAAGAACACAAGTCAAAAAAGTAATTGGAATAAAATTTAATAACTAACCAAAGAATGCGTCTCGTGGGCATGTTTGTTCTATGATTGAATTAAAATCAAGAAACATAAATCCATTCACTGGTCCGGAAAAGTCATCACATTTTTTAAGGATACTTTTCCAATCCAAAGTTAGTGTTTGCTTATGACCTGTATAACTAAAGCCATTAAGAACAGCCACCATATTGGgttttataattatataagttTCATTTTCCTTTAATAAATGACCAAATCTGGAGAAATTCTGATTGAAGACACGAGAATGGTATTGTGTACCATgttcaatcaaataaataagaattatCTGTTTGTTGCAACATATGTAATATTGAATGGAATAGAAAAAATATAAGAAATACAACAAACCTCCTCGTCCATCATGATCATTTCAATTGAACAAACCGTATTATTTTTAGTAAAGTTCCACATTTTCAGCACCCGTATCTTGATGTGTGAATTATCATCAATTTGATCAATGTTTTTTAGGTAAACTTTCT containing:
- the LOC111882611 gene encoding uncharacterized protein LOC111882611 — translated: MNIRKKVYLKNIDQIDDNSHIKIRVLKMWNFTKNNTVCSIEMIMMDEEIILIYLIEHGTQYHSRVFNQNFSRFGHLLKENETYIIIKPNMVAVLNGFSYTGHKQTLTLDWKSILKKCDDFSGPVNGFMFLDFNSIIEQTCPRDAFFDVIGQIVSIRPLETSNPVASKSVHLKVTIFGTQAYQLSQYLKENPTVNYVVIVMQFVKLNIWNGVGQAKSHFEVTKMFINSDIVEINEYKKRLKADDNVGKSEKKHYFTPKLLFLYTDDFKGTFPLKAICEITEPLKEMKFLYIIPINVQDGTGTIGLTLFDREAKRLLDISAYELKKIHEAAGDSDTLFPMQLNVLKNHKFAFLVDITKYNVNNYNNICTILKLTEDVSIVSKLESKLELMSIESVSLNQVPLESDDVVQPVQKDVISQTDESFTPSTIDKSTATSLSKISTDLKRNLQDIYDVDSGDDLSSTKTKRKSIGEETPLLIPKVEK